The genomic DNA gtctgccaccaacaatcaattcacagtcaaagccacttagatcacatttcttccccattctgatggttgatgtgaacgttaactgaagctcctgactcatatctacatgattgtatgcattgcactgctgccacacaaattggctgattagataatcacataatcgcatgaatatgtaggtgtaatgaagtaataaagtaaaaatgaactgctttggattcaaatacttttctatgctttaccgACCTTGTCTGGTGTAATGAACCTGTAATTGGGACCTGTAAAGTattctcagaaagtgcaaaccccaccttctggtcctcttggtacgctcaattgcaccaggcaagataaatcacagcacagaatagtatttgaatccaaaacaattacgtatttgaggCCTGATTAAGTACACTTTGACATATCTTCTAAGCAGTCATTTCAGGACGATTTTACTCGGCGTGATGTATACCGTGATAAGAACGCAGTGGGCATCCTCGAGTTCCACGGACTTGTCGCCCACAATGTTAGAGAGCCGCTGCATGTCGTTCACTCTGACGATGCTGATGTCGTTGTCGAAGCAGAACGCCTGGATCAGGGTGAAGTGGATCTGCAGGGCGATGTCCCACTCAAACTCCTCGTCGGTCGCCAGCACGCAGAAAGCCACACTGTCAGGGTCTCTGAGGGGGAATAACAGCGTCTTAGTGACTTTGCGAAGCGAAGAGCGGAGACCAGCAGTGACATAAACGCTCTGCACCTCCTGTTTCTGATCCAGAAGAATCCAATAAGATATATTATGCCatcaacagcaccctggggcAGACGGTCTTACCCGAATGGTAATCTCCCGCCTGCATGTTTGCTAATCGTTTCAAAAGAGAGCAGCTTTGTATACCAAAAAGGCAGCTCTGCATCCCAGCTGATGTGGATACTGTGCTTGTCAGTCATGCAGGAAAGCAGGGTTCCAGGCtcacctgttcctttttttctatttgttttactcacttaaaaaaaaaattatacaacaacaaattacatttcaactcggtccaggggggtttggggaaagacACGCTAAAACTGAAATGGGTCCACTGGAGCAACTCCCAGGTTATCCCAGGCAGCTTCTCTTCGGTAGAATCATCAAGCAGAACACGGCCGTCTGCCctcagggtgctgttgagggcaaaaaaGCTGCACCGAGAGCAGACACCAGAAAGATGCTCACCCATTCATTACTTTCGCAGACTCGTATACTCCAACTGTCAGACAGTCGTGGTTCCTTGCTGAGACCAGCAGGTCTTGCAGTGTGTGTCCAGTGCAAggcattctgtaaaaaaaaaaggaagacaaATTATATTCATACATCATAACTTTATCCAAAGTCCTAGATACCACAGCAAGTCCCACATCTATTTAACTGGCACCAGATGTACCTTTTTCTGGCTTAAATTGTGTTTTCTTGGCCAAGAATTTCCGCAGAAGCGCTAGTTGTCCAGGCTCAGGTGATGTGCAGTATTGGACTGTCTGTTCTGTTGAGGGCAAGGAGACCGCTTATTTATACAGAAACTGCgttttttactgtatttatagCCAGACGTTGGATTTATCAGTAGTGGGCAGCTTCCTCTCCGTTTACttctctgtgattggctctggTCAGAGGAGTTATGCAAATATGAGCAGGGAGTCTGAGGCTCGTGTTTTGCCCTTGTTGGGCGGGATTACGTGCTCCTTTCGTGGTTGTTACGGAACAAATCTGTTCTTGgctttcaatttattttacaaagacGACAGAGAAGTTTGTTTGCAAATTAGCAAACTTACTTACTTAATCTTGGTCAGCATTTATAAAAAGCGGCATTGCTTGACTTGAAATTTGGCAACTTAAAATAACTATGTAGAAAGTATACAATTAAATCGGTTCACTGTCTCTATTTATTGTTCTAATGTTAGTGGtgtaacatttttatatttatttaccaCGCCGAATTTTGTGTTGTTTCGTTATACGGGTTTATATGTGGGCCTATAGTAACTACGTGTTCTGCAGAATAACTAGGACAACAGCATGGGTTAAGTTTTGCATAAATGGTTTGGCCCGCCAGTTGCCAAATTCTAACGTGTCGCACTGACCTGGAACACTGCGGTGATCATTTTGCTGGTGGCGTCTAATAGAGTAGCTGTTTTCTGCCCGCCTTCTCGCCGACGCAGTCTTCAATTAATCAAGTTTGTCTGTCCTACTTACTAAATATCGCTTTTTCTCGGATATTTGGCCAGCTTGTCTCATCTTTGTCCTTTCTTTGGGGAAATGTATTTCTGGATACATGTGTGAAGAACCATGTCCAGAGGAAACTGTGTTACCTCGACCAATGCACTTAAATTAGGCTGTTGTTTAAATTAATTGTCGGACCTAAAACGGTTTGTTGAAAACCGTTTACTTTTGAATACACGTTTCTGTCCCAGCTGTCTTCTATGGTTGCCTTTAACGCGAGAAGCTGAAAaggtaaacattttaaaacgtACATTTAGCCTACCTGCACTTTAATACTCATACAGACCAGTCTCACAACGAATCGTACATGCAAACGAACATCCCCATTTACACCTTTTACATTAGTATTGCATGTTATAGCCCTTTGAAATTTGTTCcgcatttttttatattacattacattacattaacggtatattgtattgtaatataatggaactgcctcacagcaaggaggtcctgggttcgaatccccgtcggccggggcctctctgtgcggagtttgcatgttctccccgtgtctgcgtgggtttcctccgggtactccggtttcctcccacagtccaaagacatgcatgttaggctgattggagagtctaaattggccgtaggtatgagtgtgtgagtgaatggtgtgtgtgccctgtgatggactggcgacctgtccagggtgtattcctgcctttcgcccgatgtatgctgggatgggctccagcccccctgcgaccctgttcaggataagcgggttcagataatggatggatggatggatggaatataaTGGAACTGCTAGTCGGTACACACAGCAAATGCAAATCGAGCATAGGCCTACTGTCATGGTTACAAGATGTGTCACCGATTAGGCTACCTCTTTAAATAATCAATTCCTCCGTCATATAAATAATATCTTGATATTTATGATGTGACCAGGGGAGGGATTCCCACGCAGATAGTGAGATTATGGATAAATTATGAGAGTCAATAGGATCTCTAGACCTATATTGTAATATACAGCAAAACCAtgtttgtgaaaaataaaataaaaacatttgcttGAATGCATCTGTTAACAGCTAGTGTTAAAAGTTCATCTTTCTCGCCCTTGCAATAATGTACGGTGCTTCTGATCTAAATCGTTTCTCTCCTTCTACCTTTGATCTGCAGATTGCACCGCCACCTGCTGCTTATTGGAATATTTTACAGGCTAACTGCGCGATTCTGGataattgttgtttgtttttctagCCTATAATTAAATGTGCGAAACCCTCCACTGTTTTTCGGAATACCCCCAAAATGATGTTgggtaaaataattaaactttAGGACGTTAATTGTCATAATTTAAAGTCTTTATGTTGCTTTAAAAGGGCATGTTGTATACTTTTGCATTTGAGACGATGTTAGCATCCCCGAATGAATGAGGCTTGACACAAATATAAAGATAACATGTTTATTCGGTAACATGAGTATTATATACGTATAGACTAAAAGATGAGACACGTTTTTTATTTGCTGAGTTTCCTAAATCAGCTCAAAGACGCCGGGGATATGGGACACTTGTCCGCATAAGTCAGTGGACTTGAAACTGGCGCATGCTTCTCCCCAGCCGTGCTAATGCTTCATGACAGTCTTGTCAAAACAGAAGAACGGTGTGTCACGTCTCCTTGAGAGAGAAAAGCTCATCGGCTCAGTGTGTCCTCGGCAAGGCGTACATGCCTCCTAAAACGACATTCTTCAGCGCAACATTTCCCCTCGGAGCGCCAGAGAAAAGTTCGTCTCCTTCGCGCCAAACCGCATCCGCACAAAGGATGGGTCATCCTGGCACAAGCCGACCACCGGGTGACTGCAGGGGAATCCTCGCTGCTGCCACCGCGCTTCCTGGGACGAGATCCTCGATCAGGAACATCCAGGGATGTCTGGAGTTTCTTCCGTCCATGTTTCGTAGGACGTATACTCCTTCAGGCGTACAGAATCTCAGTAGAGAGAGTCATGGTTCAGCGCCCGGGGAGAGTGATCTCCGGCACCCACTCGTTCAGACTGCGACTTTCCTCACAGAACAGGAGCAGTTTCTCCAGAGCAGGGTCCTGCCACGAACCTTCTACAGGATTCTGCtgcaaaacaagaaataaataacatgagTGACATTGTAAAACATGAAGAAGCACAATTGATGTATTACGCGGTCATTTCAGGACGATTTTACTCTGGCACAATGCATACCGTGATAAGAACGCAGTGCGCATCCTCGAGTTCCACGGACTTGTCGCCCACAATGTTAGAGAGCCGCTGCATGTCGTTCACTCTGGCGATGCTGATGTCGTTATCGAAGCAGAACGCCTGGATCAGGGTGAAGTGGATCTGCAGGGCGATGTCGCACTCAAACTCCTCATCGGTCGCCAGCACGCAGAAAGCCACGCTGTCAGGGTCTCTGTAAAATAAGACATTGTTTAGTTTCTCACATTTGTCACCTTTGAGGTTCAGATTGGTAAAAATGTAAGACTCTGATAGCCTATAGGCTATTGGCCCTATACACAAATGCCTACTTACGCGTTCATTATTTTTGCAGATTCGTAGACGCCGGTGACAAGACGGTCTTCTGCATGGGCGGTCCAGAGAGCCCTCTTTAAAACTTTGCCTGCGTTCTGCATCGTGTTAAGTTGCCTAGTGTTGTTTCAAGCGAATACGAATGTCGGTACTTTTTCTTGAAAATCCTCAGTCCAGCTCAAGCAGGATCGGCCTATTTGTAGCCTGCAGCCGGCAGTCTCcactgtgattggtcaggggAACACAATACGCGAGGCAGCTCATAACAGACGCGTGTCCGAGTAAAACTTCAGAAGAAATTACAACAATGGCGATGAAAACTATTTGCACCCAGACTGTCTAGGCTGTCTCGTGATTTATTTATCACTGGTCCAGCATTGCACCCGCAGGCCAGTAGGCTACATTACAATGTAGCATGTAGGCCTAGCTGCTATATACAATGGGTTATAGTCGTTT from Conger conger chromosome 12, fConCon1.1, whole genome shotgun sequence includes the following:
- the LOC133142396 gene encoding growth arrest and DNA damage-inducible protein GADD45 gamma-like, translated to MPCTGHTLQDLLVSARNHDCLTVGVYESAKVMNGDPDSVAFCVLATDEEFEWDIALQIHFTLIQAFCFDNDISIVRVNDMQRLSNIVGDKSVELEDAHCVLITSPAEGSWQPALEELHLFCAERRSLSEWLPAVSLPKR
- the LOC133142392 gene encoding growth arrest and DNA damage-inducible protein GADD45 gamma-like — encoded protein: MQNAGKVLKRALWTAHAEDRLVTGVYESAKIMNADPDSVAFCVLATDEEFECDIALQIHFTLIQAFCFDNDISIARVNDMQRLSNIVGDKSVELEDAHCVLITNPVEGSWQDPALEKLLLFCEESRSLNEWVPEITLPGR